The Zavarzinella sp. sequence GCAACCAGATGGAAAGGCACTGATAGTATGTCGTATTCTCAAGATTTCATGTTTCTATTTGAGAATATTGGTACTCCAATCATTATTTCACCAAATACACACACAGGATTAGGGTACAGGATAGCTGTGCCAAATAATGACTTGGATTCGCCTGCAAAGATATGGGCAAGAGGAAGAGACCCGATTAAGCCACAACGGCCGATTGATTTAAAGACGATGAAGCAGGTTAGGCCGACGCATTTGCTTGGGGATACGCTTTATTATCTTTATCCCCTGCCGAGTGGGGAGTGTCCGCATCTGGATGTGCTGAAGGCTGCCGCTCGAAGCATCACCCACCTGGGGTGGGGCATTGATATGGTGGCGGCGGATGCCTCCATCATTAATGAAGAGGAGGCAGCTAAGCTGCCTGGGCATCGCTGGCGTGTAGTACCATCAGGTGGTGTGCCGTTACGGGTACCAAAGCCGGGTACATTGAACGATCTTGTTCGTAAACACAAAGAATTTCTTGGTCGCGTATCTGAAGATGGGTTTAAACCGGTCGCCCCATTGAGGTGCTTCGACGTGAAGAATTATTATTCCCCCACTGTGAAATTGCCTGCCCCAAAACGGTCAATGGCAGCGTTTGAAATCCATCGTACGATAGACGATCAGGAAGAGAATATTGGTAAAAGCAGGTTTCGGGCGTATCACCATGCCAGACGCTTAGCCACTGTTGCCGGGATGGTGCGGCATGCGTGTGGTAATGCAGTAAAAAACCAGTTGTCTGAAGAGATCATCAAGACCAGAATCCTTGGTCATGGCGATGAGAAGAATGGTCAATCGACCTCTGATGATCGTTACATGTTTTTGCCGTTGCCCAGCGTTCAACCCGTTGTGGGAATTGGTGCCATCCGTCGAGTTCTGATTGTTGGTACACCTGGAATGGAGATTGCATCGCTTCGCCGTCAGTTGAATGGACAGGAACTCATTGATGAAAAGTCCGGGCAGGCGGTGGC is a genomic window containing:
- the csb2 gene encoding type I-U CRISPR-associated protein Csb2, coding for MEQFVCFTIRFLDPAPRYHGSRDEGEPEWPPSPLRLYQAMVDAAATRWKGTDSMSYSQDFMFLFENIGTPIIISPNTHTGLGYRIAVPNNDLDSPAKIWARGRDPIKPQRPIDLKTMKQVRPTHLLGDTLYYLYPLPSGECPHLDVLKAAARSITHLGWGIDMVAADASIINEEEAAKLPGHRWRVVPSGGVPLRVPKPGTLNDLVRKHKEFLGRVSEDGFKPVAPLRCFDVKNYYSPTVKLPAPKRSMAAFEIHRTIDDQEENIGKSRFRAYHHARRLATVAGMVRHACGNAVKNQLSEEIIKTRILGHGDEKNGQSTSDDRYMFLPLPSVQPVVGIGAIRRVLIVGTPGMEIASLRRQLNGQELIDEKSGQAVAMLSGVGATDNVFQSYLNEAQTWATVTPVILPGFDDPDRLRNKLKKCNTAEEQKRILTKLNERIISLIWKAFEQAGWQPDALQGAVVEYRRVGWFKGLELADHYEKLPPVNYPRYHVKVKFARPVQGPIAIGAGRYRGFGLFARYEE